The Thiovibrio frasassiensis region TGATGTCGCGGATGAGTCCCAGGTCGAGAAAAGATTTTTGGGTCTTGGGGTGCTTCACTGTCTGCAGAATCTGGCGGACCTGTTTTTCCTCAATCATCTCGTTCCCCTCCCTCGGGAATAGGAATATGGAGTTCTTTTTTGGCTAAGACCAGCGCCTTGTCCGCCTCTGTTTCCTCCGTGAGCAGCACTTCGACTCCGGCAGAGCCGAAAACATAGCCCGGTCCCTTGCCTTCCTGCGGTCTTTTTGCCACCAGAACATCGAGCCTGTTTTGCAGCAGCCATTGGGCTACCTTGATGCCCTTGCCTTTTTCTTCTTGGAGGAAGGGGTTTTGCAGGAGGTGCTCTTCCGTGATGGTGCCGTCGCGCAAGTACACGGTGATCAGCTTGAAGCAGGGCGCCTCGCCGAAATGTTCGGAAATGCTCAGTCTGTCGTCGGCCAGGGGGGTGCCGATGGTCATATAATCCCGGGGATGGGGCTGATAGTGGATCAAAATACGGTCGATGTTTTCGATTTCCTTTTTGATTTGGCCGGCAAGTTCCTGCGACAGGGCGTGGCCTTTGCCCAGATCCCTGATATTGAAGGAGAGATCGAGTTCGACAAATTTGTAGCGGCCGGCGTTTCTGGCCCAGATCTCATTGATCGCCGACACCCTTGGGTCGGCAAGGATAACTTCCCTGATTCGGTTGAGGGTCGGATAATCGAGGGAGGCATCGAGCAGAACCCGCACCGAACCAAGAAAGATGGCAAAGGCGCTTCGGGCGATGAACGCCACCACGATGAGGGCCGCATACCTGTCGATGGCAAAGCCGATGGCATCGCCGATCAGGGCGCAGAGAATGACCAGGGAGGAGAGCGTGTCGGTCCAGTTATGTCTTGCGTCGGCAATCAGGCTTGGCGAGCCGGTTTCCTCTCCTTTTTTCAGTTCGTACCGCGAAAAGGCCCAGTTGATGAGGATGCTCAGGATGATGCCGAGAACAGCCAGGGGAATTGCTTCCATTTGCGGTTGGGATCCGCCGAAAACCTCACGGCAGATCTCATAACCGGCATAGAAGATCAGCAGGGAGGAGGTCAGGGCCACCAGATTTTCCAGTTTGTAGAGGCCGTATGGAAAATCCGGGCTGGAGCGCTGGGAGATTTTGATGCCCAGCAGAATAATGACCGAGGAGACAATATCGGACAAGGAGTGAATGGCGCTCGCCTTGATGGCCAGGCTGCCGGTGGCCACGGCCAGACCTGTATTGATGGCCACCAGTAAAAGATTGGTCAGGATGGAGAGGAAGGCGGTTTTTTCGGTGGTTTCCATCTTCGACCTCCGGGCGGCAACGCCGTCCGCATGTCGCATTGCCGCGATTGGGCGCAACCTCTTCCTAGAGCATGATTTCTTCGCGCACTCTTTCCGTCAGCCTTCTGATCGCCTTGGCAGAGGGAGCGTCGGGATAGGCCGCCACCACCGGCCGGCCATCGACAATGGCCTGGGTGACCATTCTGTCCTTGGGAATTTCTGCCAGGATGGAATGATTGTTTTCCTCGGCATAGCGGTAAATGGCATTTTTGCTGGCGTCATGGAGCCCGGCACGGTTGATGACTATCCCCACCGGCACATGAAAGTGCCGGATAACCTGGATCACCCGATCAAGATCGTGCAGGGCCGCGGGAGTCGGTTCGGTAACGGCCATCACATAGTTGGCCCCCCTTACCGCCGCAATCACCGGACAGCCGATGCCGGGAGGGCCGTCTATCAGCAGGATTTCCGCCCCGGTTTGTTCCGCTTTTTTCCTGGCCGTTTCCTTGACCATATCGACCAGCAGCCCGGAACTGCTCTCCCCGATATGGAGTTCCCCGGCAACCACAACCAGGCGCTTCGTGGAAAATACATTGATTCTGCCATTGACCACCTTGTCGATGATTATCGCCTGCGCCGGACAGATAATGGCGCAGGCGCCGCATCCCTCGCAGGAATAAGGGACAACCAGCGGCGATTCGGTGCCGATAATGGCCGAAAACCTGCAGACCTCTTGGCACTGCAGGCAGCGCAAACATTTTTCATAATCGATCAGGGCCTTTTCCGAGGTCTTGATCTCCCGGCTGGTCTGGAGTTCTGCTCCGAGCGTAAGATGCAGGTTGGGGGCGTCCACATCGGTATCCGCCAGGGTCACCCTGTGTTTTCCTCCAAGAAGCCAGCCCAGGGAGGCGGTGAGCACCGACTTGCCGACCCCGCCCTTGCCGCTGAGGACAACGATTTCCTTCATATTGCAAGCTCCTTCGCCACGGTCTGGGCCAGCTCGGAAAAAATCAAGGCGCAAGGGCTTTGCGGAGACATTCGTATCAGAGGGGTGGCTTCCACATAACTTTTGACCAGGCTGTCATCGAGGGGGAGCGTTGCCTGTACCCGCGTATGGTGATGTGCCGCAATGGCATATATCTGTTCGGCTGTGCCGGGAGGTTCGGCCCGGTTCACCACCACCCGGCTGGAGATGGCAAAGATATCGAGTAGGGAAAGGATCAGTTCAAGATCGTGGGCGCCCAGGGGCGATAATTCGGTGACTGCCAGTACCAGATCGGCACCCTCCAGGGCAAAGATGACATTGCAGTGGGTGCCGGGCGAGGTGTCGACGATGAACAGGTCGAATTCCGCGGCCTGACGGAAGGCTCTGGCCTTGAGGGCTTTGACAACGCCGGCGCTTTCCTCGGCCGTGGGGGTCAATTCGCCGGTGAAGAGGGTCAGTCCGCAAGATGCGGAACAATAGGTGCTGCCTACCATCCGCGCCTTGCGCGTAAAGGCATCTTCCGGGCAGACCAGAAAACAGGCCTCGCAGCCATTGCACTGTCCCAGAAGCAGGGGAGTCCCGCCTTTCGGGAGAAAGAGAGCATTGAGGCGGCAGGCTTCGATGCAGATTCCGCAGCCTGTGCATCTCTCTGTATTCACCTCCGGCATGCCGATGGAGACGGGTTCGGGGTTTTCCAGGGAAATGCCGAGCAGAAGGGCGGCATTGGGCGCATCGACATCGGCGTCGATCAGCGCCACCCTGTAGCCGTGATCGGCAAGGCTGCAGGCCAGATTCACCGCTACCGTTGTTTTGCCGACCCCGCCCTTGCCGCTGGTCACCCCCAGAATCGGGGTGGTAAAACTCTTTTGCTGAAAGGCGGTGATGATCTCCGGCGCCAGTTTTGTTACGGCCGGCATCTGCCCCAGCCTCGGCCCAGTCCGTCTTTCCTGCCGAACCCGAGTCCTTGGCCGCAACCGCCCCGAGGGCTCACCGCGGATGAGGCACTGAACTTGCCCTGCTTGAATCTGTCAATCGCCTCCTGCGCAGTATCGCCGGGATCAACACCTTCATAGGTTTTGATCCTGGCCGCCTGCAGCGCCTCAACGGCATTGGGGCCGACCGTGCCGGTAAGCACCGCCGCAACTCCTCTGTCGGTCAGGAGCTGGGCAGCCTTGATTCCCGCTCCCTGCCCCGTGGCGCTAGCCGGATTGGCAATGGCTTCACAGCTCAGAGTCTCCGTGTCAATCAGTAAAAAGTACGGTGCCCGGCCGAATCTGGGGTCGACACGGGCGGATAATTTTTTTCCAGTGGCGGTGATACACAGTTTCATGAGTAACCCTCCTCATGGCGTGCTCAGATTATTGCGGCAGGAGATCATCCGGCATTCCCCACTGTGGGATATGCATCGAGAGAGGCGAGGCACAGCGAAGAGCCGCGCCTCTCTCCAGCAAACCGTAGCCGTGCTTCGGTTTGCCTATTTGTCAAAGGCCATGTTCGTGGTCCACTCTTCCCACACCTTGCCAACCAGATTGATGCCTGGTTTCAGGGTTTGCTTCCCCGGTTGCCAGCCGGAAGGAGTCGCTTCGCCGCCCTTGGTTTTTCGGACCAGTTGGAAGGCCTGGAGCTGGCGGATGGTTTCGGAAACGTTGCGGCCCACCGCCGGGGTGAGAACCTCGTAGCCTTGGATCACCCCATCCGGGTCGATGATAAAGCGGCCGCGCGTCTCAACCCCTGCGTTTTCGTCATAGATGCCGTACACCTTTCCTACGCGTCCCCCTGCATCGGAAAGCATGGGAAAAGGGATGCCGCCCTTGACCATCTTGGAAAGCTCGTTGTCGTTCCACATTTTGTGGACGAACATGGAATCAATGCTCATGGCAAGCACGTTGACGCCAAGTTTCTTGAACAGGGGATATTTTTCCGCAACTGCGGAAAGCTCGGTAGCTCAGACAAAGGTGAAATCCCCTGGATAAAAACAGAGGAGCGTCCATTTACCGAGATTTTCTGAAAGTTTCATGCTGATGAATTTGCCGTTATGGTAGCCCGGCGCTTCAAAATCGGGAGCTTTCTGTCCGACCATTATCATTCGCTTTTCCTCCACAATTTTTTCAGTTTGCTCTTTCGGGCCGGCTTCTTCGCCAACCGGCCCTCCCGTGGGGCGGGCACATCCGACGCTTAGTTCTTCACTCATAGGCACCTCCCTTATAGTGGTTGATGGACCTTTTTTTTGTCTGGTGTTTCCAGGTCAACAAATGCAGCTGAATAAGGAGTTATTTTTAGCCTATCAGAAAAAGGATAGTAACAGAACTTGCAAGTTTTCCTTGCCAAGTTAGAGGGGAGGGAGGCGCCAAGGGAGGCGGAGAAGGGGAGAGTATTCTTGAATCACCTAATAGTGCCCTTCGGGTCATTCGGGTCAGACCACGTTAACAAATGCTTCTTTTTTTGTATGGTACTGGAAATTGGAGTTGCCGCAATCCCTGCCATCATTCGGATGGGTTATGGAATAACAGAGGGACATCGGGTATAGTGGCTCCATGTTCCAGGCAATCTCCCAACCAGAATCAATACCGGCCGCCCCTGGCAGCCAGACAGTCGTTTCCGTGACCGGCCTCACCAAGCGGTTCGGTGAGCGGCTCGTGGTGGATAATATCTCTTTTTCCATCCAACGGGGCCAGTGCGTTGGCTTTCTCGGCCCGAACGGGGCCGGGAAAACCACCTGCATCAACATGCTCCTTGGCCTGGTGGAAAAAAACGGTGGCGAGATTCGGATTTTTGATCTGGAGGCGCCGCGCTTCCATCGGCAGATCAAGGGGCGCATCGGCGTTGTCCCCCAGGCGGACAGCCTTGACCCGGACCTGAGCGTGGAAGAGAATCTCCGCATCTATGCCGGCTATTTCCGGATTCCGCGCCGTCTGGCCTGCCAGCGGGTTGACGAACTCCTGCATTTTTTCGCCCTGCACAACCGGCGCGATGAGATCATCGAACATCTTTCCGGCGGCCAGCGTCGTCGGCTTCTCTTGGCCCGCGCCCTGATCAACGAGCCGGAGCTTTTGATTCTTGATGAGCCCACCATCGGTCTTGATCCCCAGGCCCGGCATCTGATCTGGGACCGTCTGTCGATTCTTCAGGCCCAGGGGACCACCATGCTCTTGACCAGCCATTATCTCGACGAGGTGGCTCGGTTGAGCCAGCAGGTGCTGATCCTGGATCATGGTCAGGTCGTGGTCCAGGGCGAACCGCAACAGCTCATCACGGATCTGGTCGGGGTGGAGGTTTTTGAGGTGGATGGAACTGCGGCCGAGCTCGATGCGCTCGCGGTTTCCTTCAGGCAGTGCAATGCCACGCAGGAAAGGGTGGGCGACAAGTTGTATGTTTATGCCCGGGAGGATTGTTCCCGCGTGGAAAAGGTGGTGGGGCAAACCGGGAGCTGGATCCGACGTCCGGCCAACCTGGAGGACCTTTTTATTCAGCTTACCGGCAGGTCCTTGAGGGAAACATAACCGTTCGTGAAAAAAAGAAAGGGGTCAAAGATCCATGAAAATAAAGATGCAAGCCACAAATCAATTCCGTCGTAATTGTGGCTTGTTACAATTTCGACAATCATGAACGGATTTTCTTTCTTCACAATTTGGCTGCGCAACGGGCGGGTTTGGCAAAAACATTTCCTGGCGAGCCTGATCGGCAATCTCGGCCAGCCCCTGCTTTTTCTCGTGGCCATGGGCTATGGTCTTGGCAGGGATATGGCGCCGATGGAAGGGTTGAGCTACCTGCAGTTTATTGCCCCGGGACTGGTTGCCTCGGCGGGGATGTACAGCGCGGCCCTGGAAACCACCTATGGTTCGTATACCCGGCTGACGGTGCAGAAAACCTACGAGGCCATTCTGATGACCCCCCTCGGCGTTGTGGATCTGGTCTTGGGGGAGATTGTCTGGGGGGCGAGTAAGGGGGTTTTATCCGGAATCATCATGCTGCTGGCCTTGCCTCTTTTTGGCGTGGTTCCTTCCCCCTGGATTGTTGCCCTGCTGCCGATGCTTTTTCTTTCCGGGATGTTTTTTGCCGCCTGTGGCCTGATCATGACTGCCTTGGCGAAAAATTATGATTTTTTCAACTACTTCATCTCACTGGTCATTACCCCGCTCTTTCTCTTTTCCGGGATTTTCTTCCCGATCCAAAGCCTGGCGCCGCCCGTCAGGAATCTTCTTGAGCTGCTACCGCTGACGCCCATTGTCAGCCTGGCCCGCATCTTCTGTTATGGCAGGTTCACCGAGCCGATTCTGTGGAAAATTCTTGGTTCGCTCCTGGCCACTGGCTGCGCGGTCTGGCTGGCCGGTTATCTTGTCAGGCGGCGTTTGATTCAGTGACCGGTGGTGGCTGAGTTGTCATCCTGCAGGTGTTGCTCGATAAAACACCGGATCTTTTGCGGAGTGAGGATGAGACCGGTGAGGATATCGTTGCCGATCTTGATGGCGGGTACGGTTCGGATCCCTGCTTGGCGGGTCTGCGTCAGATGGGTGGCAACTTCGATAACCTCAAGTTCGATCTGCGGGGAGTGTTGTTCCACGATCTTTTTGAGGGAGCGGCCTACCAGCAGGCAGCGCGGGCAGAGAATGGTGCGGTAGAGTTCTATTCTCATGGTGCTCGTTGCGGTTCTTGCTTGGGGATTATCGTTCAAGGAGGGTCCGGAGATAGCTTTGTTCCTCCTGCGGCGGGATGAAAATCTCCAGGTTGTTATTCCAGCGGCTCACATAATGCTGGGTGAGCAGGGTGCGTATCGCGTTTTTGAGCTGAATTGCGGTGGTGTACTCCTGGATGAAATATTCGCCGTAGCTGTTTTCTGTAATCATGGTCGATTTCAGGGTTTTTGATCCTTTTACCGGTTCCTTTTCAAAATTGACGATGGCCAGCGCCCGCAGCACGGTTTCCCGCTTGAGCAGGTTTGCCGGGGAGATGCGGGAAAAATGAATGATGGGAAAGGTCTTGATCAGCAGCTCGGTGAGTTTCTGGATATCCACCAGGTCGATGGGCAGGAAATTTTTTGTCAGATGGAGCTGGCTTTTGGAGGAAAGGATGCCGTTGACCAGGAGCCAGAGAATAAGCCGGATCAGGTTGTTTTCCCGCTTGATCACCGAGTCCACGTTGCTTTTTACTGTTTCGTGGTCAAGTTGGCCCTGAAAGGCATAGTAGTGAAACTCGCCTTCGTATTTGGTGATATGGATGGTGATATGACGTTGCACCATCAGGTCGCGGGAAACGCTGCGGATGTAGTCGATCTTGCTTTCTTTCTGTTCATAGAAGGTGAACAGCTTGCGCCCTAAAATGGAGATGTCCCGCTCGGTGATGGTCAAGCCCGTGTCCGGGCCAAAGCTTTTAAAGATCCAGCGCAGCCTTTTGTAGGTTTCGATGAGATAATCGTGGACCTTGGCGCCAAAGGCAATGAGTTCTTTGTACTTCCAATCGCGGAAGCGCAGGAAATGGGTGAAATTTTCCGGGAGCAGATGCCAGGCCTGCATCATGGCCATGGTTGCCTTGAGGTGGCTGGTCTGGCCGAATTTGGTGTTTTTTTGTGATTCAAATCCCTCAAGGGTCTTGAGAAAGAGGCATTCCTGGATCAGGGTGGCCCGTTTCTTTTCCCCTTTTTCTTGCGAGTACAAAGCGATGATGTCTCGGGCCAGCAGGATGTATGGGTCGATCTCGGCCAGGTCCATGACGCCCTGTTCCGCCTCGGCCAATTTTTCCGGATAGGTTACCAAGCATTTTACCCGGTCCGAGAAGAGCGGGAGCGAGGTCGCTTCCCCGCGCAGGAGAAGTTCGAGGTAGGCAAACTTGATGACCGACTTGAACGGGCTGTCCAGCGCCTTGTTCATCTGCCAGAGGCAGGCCCCGAAAATCTCTGATTTGGGGATGTCTGAAAGATAGCCGAGATCAACAAAGTCATTGGCGCGGATCTTGTTGCGCGAAACAAGATTGTGGACAAAGTTCAGGTATTCGCCTTCGGTAAGACCCGGGGGGATAAACCACCAGAGGAGCATCTTGCCGGCTACGAGAATATGGGTACGGAAGAGTTCATCCTTGAGCAGGAGTTTGATGGCAGAGCCGGCCGACTCCTCGTCCGTTTCGGATTCGAAGTTGTTTGCCTTGGTCTGGTCTATATCCACCAGGAAGAAGTGCA contains the following coding sequences:
- a CDS encoding ATP-binding protein, whose amino-acid sequence is MKEIVVLSGKGGVGKSVLTASLGWLLGGKHRVTLADTDVDAPNLHLTLGAELQTSREIKTSEKALIDYEKCLRCLQCQEVCRFSAIIGTESPLVVPYSCEGCGACAIICPAQAIIIDKVVNGRINVFSTKRLVVVAGELHIGESSSGLLVDMVKETARKKAEQTGAEILLIDGPPGIGCPVIAAVRGANYVMAVTEPTPAALHDLDRVIQVIRHFHVPVGIVINRAGLHDASKNAIYRYAEENNHSILAEIPKDRMVTQAIVDGRPVVAAYPDAPSAKAIRRLTERVREEIML
- a CDS encoding ATP-binding protein, whose product is MPAVTKLAPEIITAFQQKSFTTPILGVTSGKGGVGKTTVAVNLACSLADHGYRVALIDADVDAPNAALLLGISLENPEPVSIGMPEVNTERCTGCGICIEACRLNALFLPKGGTPLLLGQCNGCEACFLVCPEDAFTRKARMVGSTYCSASCGLTLFTGELTPTAEESAGVVKALKARAFRQAAEFDLFIVDTSPGTHCNVIFALEGADLVLAVTELSPLGAHDLELILSLLDIFAISSRVVVNRAEPPGTAEQIYAIAAHHHTRVQATLPLDDSLVKSYVEATPLIRMSPQSPCALIFSELAQTVAKELAI
- a CDS encoding ABC transporter permease, whose translation is MNGFSFFTIWLRNGRVWQKHFLASLIGNLGQPLLFLVAMGYGLGRDMAPMEGLSYLQFIAPGLVASAGMYSAALETTYGSYTRLTVQKTYEAILMTPLGVVDLVLGEIVWGASKGVLSGIIMLLALPLFGVVPSPWIVALLPMLFLSGMFFAACGLIMTALAKNYDFFNYFISLVITPLFLFSGIFFPIQSLAPPVRNLLELLPLTPIVSLARIFCYGRFTEPILWKILGSLLATGCAVWLAGYLVRRRLIQ
- a CDS encoding NifB/NifX family molybdenum-iron cluster-binding protein → MKLCITATGKKLSARVDPRFGRAPYFLLIDTETLSCEAIANPASATGQGAGIKAAQLLTDRGVAAVLTGTVGPNAVEALQAARIKTYEGVDPGDTAQEAIDRFKQGKFSASSAVSPRGGCGQGLGFGRKDGLGRGWGRCRP
- a CDS encoding thioredoxin family protein codes for the protein MRIELYRTILCPRCLLVGRSLKKIVEQHSPQIELEVIEVATHLTQTRQAGIRTVPAIKIGNDILTGLILTPQKIRCFIEQHLQDDNSATTGH
- the prxU gene encoding thioredoxin-dependent peroxiredoxin (Most members of this family contain a selenocysteine.), with protein sequence MSEELSVGCARPTGGPVGEEAGPKEQTEKIVEEKRMIMVGQKAPDFEAPGYHNGKFISMKLSENLGKWTLLCFYPGDFTFVUATELSAVAEKYPLFKKLGVNVLAMSIDSMFVHKMWNDNELSKMVKGGIPFPMLSDAGGRVGKVYGIYDENAGVETRGRFIIDPDGVIQGYEVLTPAVGRNVSETIRQLQAFQLVRKTKGGEATPSGWQPGKQTLKPGINLVGKVWEEWTTNMAFDK
- a CDS encoding ATP-binding cassette domain-containing protein, whose protein sequence is MFQAISQPESIPAAPGSQTVVSVTGLTKRFGERLVVDNISFSIQRGQCVGFLGPNGAGKTTCINMLLGLVEKNGGEIRIFDLEAPRFHRQIKGRIGVVPQADSLDPDLSVEENLRIYAGYFRIPRRLACQRVDELLHFFALHNRRDEIIEHLSGGQRRRLLLARALINEPELLILDEPTIGLDPQARHLIWDRLSILQAQGTTMLLTSHYLDEVARLSQQVLILDHGQVVVQGEPQQLITDLVGVEVFEVDGTAAELDALAVSFRQCNATQERVGDKLYVYAREDCSRVEKVVGQTGSWIRRPANLEDLFIQLTGRSLRET
- a CDS encoding class I adenylate cyclase; the encoded protein is METTPETGTNTFQQKITRYLKYNEERKAKALLFNPNQGNLLLKVLPYLLHSNYPDLPGFIDDATCPYGIHRFNPTEELPHELFRRYFPNSSAMRQDRPSPFHDKPCIHSLKTIGSIGTIAQSTISDCDYWVSIRKEEIGKTGLQLLEAKCKAIEEWAMKRGSEVHFFLVDIDQTKANNFESETDEESAGSAIKLLLKDELFRTHILVAGKMLLWWFIPPGLTEGEYLNFVHNLVSRNKIRANDFVDLGYLSDIPKSEIFGACLWQMNKALDSPFKSVIKFAYLELLLRGEATSLPLFSDRVKCLVTYPEKLAEAEQGVMDLAEIDPYILLARDIIALYSQEKGEKKRATLIQECLFLKTLEGFESQKNTKFGQTSHLKATMAMMQAWHLLPENFTHFLRFRDWKYKELIAFGAKVHDYLIETYKRLRWIFKSFGPDTGLTITERDISILGRKLFTFYEQKESKIDYIRSVSRDLMVQRHITIHITKYEGEFHYYAFQGQLDHETVKSNVDSVIKRENNLIRLILWLLVNGILSSKSQLHLTKNFLPIDLVDIQKLTELLIKTFPIIHFSRISPANLLKRETVLRALAIVNFEKEPVKGSKTLKSTMITENSYGEYFIQEYTTAIQLKNAIRTLLTQHYVSRWNNNLEIFIPPQEEQSYLRTLLER
- a CDS encoding cation diffusion facilitator family transporter; its protein translation is METTEKTAFLSILTNLLLVAINTGLAVATGSLAIKASAIHSLSDIVSSVIILLGIKISQRSSPDFPYGLYKLENLVALTSSLLIFYAGYEICREVFGGSQPQMEAIPLAVLGIILSILINWAFSRYELKKGEETGSPSLIADARHNWTDTLSSLVILCALIGDAIGFAIDRYAALIVVAFIARSAFAIFLGSVRVLLDASLDYPTLNRIREVILADPRVSAINEIWARNAGRYKFVELDLSFNIRDLGKGHALSQELAGQIKKEIENIDRILIHYQPHPRDYMTIGTPLADDRLSISEHFGEAPCFKLITVYLRDGTITEEHLLQNPFLQEEKGKGIKVAQWLLQNRLDVLVAKRPQEGKGPGYVFGSAGVEVLLTEETEADKALVLAKKELHIPIPEGGERDD